The genomic interval GTCACCGAGTTCGAGGCGCGCGAGCGCGAGGTCTATCTGCCTGCGGGCGCCGACTGGTACGACTGGCGCAGCGGCGCATTTCATCGCGGCGGGCAGGCGATCACCGCCGCCGCCGCGCGGGAGAGCATACCGGTATTCGTGCGCGCAGGCTCCATCGTGCCGACCGGCCCTGCGATCCAGCACACCGGCGAACAGCCCGGCGGTCCCGTCGTCCTGCATGTCTTCACCGGCGCCGACGGCGCATTCAACTGGCACGAGGACGAGGGCACGACCCGCAGTTACGAGCAGGGCAAGCGGTCGGAAATCCCGCTGCAATGGGACGAGGCGAGCGGCACGCTGACCATCGGCGCGCGGCAGGGCGAATTCGATGGCATGGCCGCGAAACGCGCGGTATCGGTCCGCTTCCATGGACCGGGCCGGGCTGTCACGCCCGATTTCGGCGAGAACGACGAATACAGCCTTGTCTATGACGGATCGCCGCTGACAGTGCGGCGCAAGTGACGGCTGCGAAAAGGGATGCGGGGGTAATGGCACGACGGAAATTGACGGGCGCACGCAAGTTCGCGTTGCTGGCGGCGGCGATGACGCTGGCCGCGTGGCAGCCCGCGCAGGCGCAGGAAGCCGAACCGGCGAACTGGCCGCAGATCGCCAGCCCGGACGCGCTGACCGATGCCGAGACCGAGGCGATGATTACCCGCCTGATCGCGCGCATGAGCCTTGAAGAAAAGATCGGACAGATGATCCAGGCCGACATCGCCTCGATCGTGCCCGAGGATCTGCGCCGCTATCCGCTGGGTTCGGTGCTGGCTGGCGGCAGTTCGGCGCCGCTGGGCAAGCCCGACCGTTCGCCCGGCAGGGACTGGGCCGACACCGCGATGGCGTTCGAGCGGGTGGCGATGGAGCAGCGGCAAGGCCATGTCGCGATCCCGCTGCTGTTCGGCGTGGACGCGGTGCACGGCAACAACAATATCGTGGGCGCGACGCTGTTTCCGCATAACATCGGGCTGGGCGCGGCGCGCGACCCGGACCTGATCCGCCGCATCGGCCTTGCCACCGCGCGCGAGGCGGCGGCCGCGGGCGTCAACTGGACCTTCGCGCCCACCGTCGCGGTACCGCAGGACGACCGCTGGGGCCGCACCTATGAAGGCTATTCCGAGGATCCGGCCATCGTGCGCGCCTATGCGGGCGAGATGACGCGCGGCCTTCAGGGCGAGCCCGGCGAGGGCACGATCCAGGACGGCTATATCGCGGGCAGCGCCAAGCATTTCCTGGGCGACGGCGGAACCACCGGCGGCATCGACCAAGGCGACAATGCCGCGACCGAGCAGGAGCTGGTCGACATTCACGCCGCGGGCTATCCCCCCGCGATCGAGGCGGGGATCATGTCGATCATGGCCTCGTTCAATTCGTGGCGTGGCCGCAAGATGCACGGTAATGAATCGCTGCTGACCGATGTGCTGAAGGAGCGGATGGGCTTCGACGGTTTCGTCGTCGGCGACTGGAACGGCCATGCGCAGATCGAAGGCTGCACCGCCACCGATTGCCCCCAGACCTTTATCGCCGGGCTGGATATGGCGATGGCGCCGGACAGCTGGAAGGGGCTTTTCGACACCAACCTGGCCCATGCGCGCGCAGGCACGATCCCGATGGAGCGGGTGGACGACGCGGTCCGCCGCATCCTGCGCGTCAAGGCCGGGCTGGGCCTGTTCGACGCGGCCCGCCCGTGGACCAATCGCGATGGGGTAATCGGTTCGGCCGAGCACCGCGCGATTGCCCGCGAGGCGGTGCGCAAGTCGCTGGTGCTGCTGAAGAACGATGGCGTGCTGCCGCTGAAAGCCGATGCGAACCTGCTGGTCGCAGGGCCTGCGGCGGACGATATCGGTCTGCAATCGGGCGGCTGGACGCTGAGCTGGCAGGGCGATGGCAACACCAATGCCGATTTCCCCAATGGACAGTCGATCTTCTCGGGCATCCAGGAAGCTGTCAGCGCCGCGGGCGGCAGCGCCACGCTGAGCACCGACGGCAGCTTCACCCGGCGCCCCGACGCGGCCATCGTGGTATTCGGCGAGGAACCCTATGCCGAGATGCGCGGCGACGTTCGCACGCTGGAATTCCAGGCGGGCGACAAGCAGGCGCTGGCACTGCTGCAGACGCTGAAGGCGCAGGGAATTCCCACCGTCTCGGTCTTCCTGTCGGGCCGCCCGCTGTGGGTGAACCCCGAGCTTAACCGGTCCGACGCGTTTGTCGCGGCCTGGCTGCCGGGATCGGAAGGCGGCGGCATCGCCGATGTGCTGATCGCCGATGCGGAGGGCGCGCCGCGCCATGATTTCACCGGCCGCCTGTCGTTCAGCTGGCCGAAAACCGCGGGCCAGTTCACGCTGAACGCCGGGGACGCGGATTACGACCCGCTGTTCCCGCTGGGCTACGGCCTGTCCTATGCCAGCCCCGGCAGCGTGCCGCAGCTCGCCGAGGTTGCAGGCGTGGATGCCAGCCTTGCCAATACCAGCCTGTTCTTCGCGCGGGGCCGCGTGCCCGCGCCCTTCGCATGGGAGGAAGGCAGCGCCGCCGCGCGCAGCCCGGTTGACGGGCCGCAGACCCAGGAAGGCGCGGTGCGGCTGAGCTGGCCCGCAGGAACCGAAGCGACCGCGCGGATCGCCGGGCCGGACCTCGACCTGACGCGCGAGACCAATGCCAAGGTGCTGCTGCAGATCGAATATCGCGTCGCGCAGCCCGCCAGCGGTCCGGTCACCATGTCGCTGGGATCGGGTACCATCGATGCGAGCGCCCTGTTCGGTGCCGCCGGCGAATGGCGCACCGTGCGGGTGCCGCTGGAATGCTTCGCCGCCGCCGGGACCGATGTCGCCAGTGTCTCCAGCCCCTTTGCGCTGACCGCCAGCGGTCCGCTGATTGTCGACATTGCCGATTTGCGGCTCGCCACCGACCCTGAGGGCGCGTTCTGCCCGTTGGAGCCGTGATCATGACCCGTTCGATCATTCTTTCGCTGCTGGCCGCCACCACGCTTGCCGGTCCCGCTATTGCCCAGCCGGCCCCCGCCCAGCCAGTCATCGCCCAGCCAACCATCGCCCAATCCGGCGCCGCCGTGCAGGAAGCGCCGCACCAGCTCTCGCCGGAGAAGCTGGAGCGGATAACCGCTCTGCTGCAGGATTATGCGCGGCAGGGCCGCATCGCCGGGGCCGTGGGTCAAGATCCGGCAGGACGGGCGCGACGTCTATTCGCAGGCCGTCGGCTGGCGTGACCGCGAAGCGCGCGCCCCCATGCGCGAGGACACGATCTTCCGCATCGCATCGCAGAGCAAGGCGCTGACCAGCGTCGCTGTGATGATGCTGATGGAAGAGGGCAGGCTGCTGCTGAACGATCCGGTCGGCAAGTTCCTGCCCGAATGGCAGCAGACCAGTGTCGCGGTCCCCCGCGATGGCGGCGGCTATGACATCGTACCCGCCGACCGGGCGATCACGATCCGCGACCTGCTGACGCATACGGCGGGCATATCCTATGGCTATGGCCCGGCCGCCGATGCCTGGCGCGAGGCGGGGATCACCGACTGGTATTTCGCCGACCGTGACGAGCCGGTGTCCGCCGTGGTCGCCCGCATGGCGGCGCTGCCGATGGACCGCCAGCCGGGCGAGGCCTTCGTCTATGGCTATAACACCGACATCCTTGGCGTGGTGGTCGAAAAGATCAGCGGGCAGACGCTGGACGCGTTCCTGCGCGAACGGCTGATCGATCCGCTGGGGATGACCGACACCTCGTTCTATCTGCCGGACGACAAGGCGGACCGGCTGGCGGTTGTCTATGCGGATGAGGACGAGGGCATCAGCCGCGCTCCCGATGCGGGCGATGCGAGTGGGCGGCCCTATGGACAGGGGCACTATCTGAACGGCCCGCGCGCGGCCTTTTCGGGCGGGGCGGGGCTGCTGTCCACGGCGGCCGATTACAGCCGTTTCCTGGAAATGATGCGCCGCGGGGGCGAGCTTGACGGAAAGCGCTATCTAGGCCCCAAGACGGTGGAGCTGATGACGGTCAACCATCTTGCCGATGCGGTCGACTATACGCCGGGCATGGGCTTTGGCCTGGGCTTCGCGATCCGCGAGGACCTGGGCCTGGCTGGCGAGCCGGGATCGGAAGGCGAATTTGCCTGGGGCGGCGCCTACCACAGCACCTATTGGGTCGACCCGAAGGAGCGGATGACCGTGTCATACATGGTCCAGCTGATCCCCTCGGGCGACAATGACCTGCAGGGCAAGCTGCGCACACTGATCTATCAGGCGATGGAATAGGCGCGCAGCCTGCGGACCCTTCAGGCGTCGTGGGGCTCGGCCA from Croceicoccus marinus carries:
- a CDS encoding serine hydrolase domain-containing protein, whose protein sequence is MRGRAASPGPWVKIRQDGRDVYSQAVGWRDREARAPMREDTIFRIASQSKALTSVAVMMLMEEGRLLLNDPVGKFLPEWQQTSVAVPRDGGGYDIVPADRAITIRDLLTHTAGISYGYGPAADAWREAGITDWYFADRDEPVSAVVARMAALPMDRQPGEAFVYGYNTDILGVVVEKISGQTLDAFLRERLIDPLGMTDTSFYLPDDKADRLAVVYADEDEGISRAPDAGDASGRPYGQGHYLNGPRAAFSGGAGLLSTAADYSRFLEMMRRGGELDGKRYLGPKTVELMTVNHLADAVDYTPGMGFGLGFAIREDLGLAGEPGSEGEFAWGGAYHSTYWVDPKERMTVSYMVQLIPSGDNDLQGKLRTLIYQAME
- a CDS encoding glycoside hydrolase family 3 protein, translating into MARRKLTGARKFALLAAAMTLAAWQPAQAQEAEPANWPQIASPDALTDAETEAMITRLIARMSLEEKIGQMIQADIASIVPEDLRRYPLGSVLAGGSSAPLGKPDRSPGRDWADTAMAFERVAMEQRQGHVAIPLLFGVDAVHGNNNIVGATLFPHNIGLGAARDPDLIRRIGLATAREAAAAGVNWTFAPTVAVPQDDRWGRTYEGYSEDPAIVRAYAGEMTRGLQGEPGEGTIQDGYIAGSAKHFLGDGGTTGGIDQGDNAATEQELVDIHAAGYPPAIEAGIMSIMASFNSWRGRKMHGNESLLTDVLKERMGFDGFVVGDWNGHAQIEGCTATDCPQTFIAGLDMAMAPDSWKGLFDTNLAHARAGTIPMERVDDAVRRILRVKAGLGLFDAARPWTNRDGVIGSAEHRAIAREAVRKSLVLLKNDGVLPLKADANLLVAGPAADDIGLQSGGWTLSWQGDGNTNADFPNGQSIFSGIQEAVSAAGGSATLSTDGSFTRRPDAAIVVFGEEPYAEMRGDVRTLEFQAGDKQALALLQTLKAQGIPTVSVFLSGRPLWVNPELNRSDAFVAAWLPGSEGGGIADVLIADAEGAPRHDFTGRLSFSWPKTAGQFTLNAGDADYDPLFPLGYGLSYASPGSVPQLAEVAGVDASLANTSLFFARGRVPAPFAWEEGSAAARSPVDGPQTQEGAVRLSWPAGTEATARIAGPDLDLTRETNAKVLLQIEYRVAQPASGPVTMSLGSGTIDASALFGAAGEWRTVRVPLECFAAAGTDVASVSSPFALTASGPLIVDIADLRLATDPEGAFCPLEP